aatcgcatgttgtttaaagcgacatggcccgatttatgctaatgcatgctttggtgcgtggccttatgtctaattcgatgtattaagtgaaagcacacattacgaggagtgacccaaggccgtgagtcatgtaagccgtgggccacccctttgtgcacggtttcctaggccgaatggccgtgttttgcgtcgtgtgtatagcgttgtattttagatcgagttgtatctttaatttatcgttgtgtcggcatgaaatgcctgagttgtaataggatagatcccaacggctcccccattcccatcaagccttgtttgtttgctttacatgttgttagatcaatcaacccacatgctaaattacaactttgacaaagttagtttagttgcatctaaaacgacatagaaattgttgtcacatgttagggttttaaaacgatgtttgcatatcatatatcatatatcatttaatgaggtgacgtctcggagtgactagattgtaagtcgattgatggttgttcaacaccataaggtcatacgtggtgactagtcgattacataggcagagtgtgtgacactttgtcggatagtgaccatttagagagtccctaagttctattataaacgcctggtcgtggcagggatctctaagatgttcctatgagtcgattcttttgactggagactattatccaagtcaatgctgtttctgagtgactttggtttttgtcctaggttgtgccgtgaaaggaggccaaaaggacaTCTTCGGAGTTGTAATGATGTATATTGGacaaagatagatagggcatacaagaattgtccacccacgttgggtaactatatctcaaggccactcgaggagttaataaatataaatgtgtggccacgctcggaagtaatctgtgagagattttttcgGTCAGGTCGTCACACTCCCGATTGAGAAAACCACTCgcaatatgttcatgtgcaagtgcgacctgaaagacaccttgcattgagtgggagattaaaacggacaagagaattgatagcgcacaccttgtgtcggacaaatGAAATattgttggagtttgtgtcctccacaatagtgtgtttacataataaatctcattaaaggaatgtcatcagatatttaattatttgatcctcgtcagttgattaacgtaaatcgttaacggttgactgactagagtttgacgttattgtcgtgagacggcggtgatcaactgactcctttcggtcacacctataggaacgaaccccaattgataactaattaattgtatgagatacaatttattttttAGGAAAGGTAAGTTTATATATTAAAAAAGCCCAACTTACAATTTGTGAGCTAGAGACATCATTTCTCTAGCTAATTACAACACAGACCAACACTACTTAGCCAATCCTCAGTACATCTATGCCGAACAATTACTGAACTACCTCGCAATTTCATTTGCATTGTCTCCTTCACCTGTTTTATAAGGACAACATGGAGAGGGATTACAGACTCCACTCTACAACAATTTCTAACACTCCAAATCAAGTACGTCAACTGAGCAATTGCAGCAGCCAGAACCTGTTTCTTCAGAAGGGATCTAGCTCTAACATTTAACCACCAATCAATGACTCCATGACTAGGGAGGCACACCTGAAGCCATTCTTCCAAAAGCCTCAGACATTGCCTGCTAAAAGAACATATGAAAAACAAATGATTGAGTTCCTCCTCAGCATCCTCACACAGGAAGCATCTGTTATGCTGAATATTCTGcattctcatcaatctttccTGTGTAAGCAAATGATTCTGAGCTACCATGCTTTGGCAACATTAGCCTGTTGTTGACCCAGGGAAACCATGCAACATCAGCTCCATCTTCAACCAGCCAGCTATAACCCAGTTTGACAGTATACTCAGGCATTCCGGCTCTCCAATTCTCATCAAAAAGCCAAGGATGCAGTTGATTCTTTACATGACAGATGCGTCTCCAAGCCCAACTAGTGTTGATAGTAGGTTCATAGTCTCTCCACTGAACATTTTTTATGTGAACAGTATGCACCCACTTTACCCAGAGATGATCAGACTTTAATTCAACCCACCAAACATATTTCCCCAGAAGTGCTATATTCCAGAGGTGCAAGTTCTTCAATCCCAAGTTCCCTTTCCTCTTGGGCTGGCAGATTGTTTTCCAAGAGACTAGGGCAGGGGATTCTTTGTAATTCTGACCATGCCATAAAAAGGTTCTACAGATGGCTTCAATATTAGAAATCACCGTCTCTAGCAAAATGAAAATCCTTGCCCAATACATATGGAGAGTACTCAATACTGATTTAATTAATGTGAGTCTACCAGCATAAGAGAGCTGTTTAGCCCCTAGCCTGGTTATCCTCTCAGTAACCCTGTCCACCAAACACTGACAGTCAAGTATCCCCAATATTTCTGGATCAATTTTGAGTCCAAGATATCTGAAAGGAATCCCCCTCTTCTCATACCAGAAGCCTCCTCAGTACCTTTTATGATTGCCTCACTCACCCCATTGCTATAAAAATTCAATTTTCCATTATTCATCTTTAGACCAGAGGACATTGAGAATGTCTCAAAAGCCCTTAGCATAAGTTTAACAGATTGCAAGTCTCCTCTGCTAAACATAAGAAGGTCGTCAGCAAAGCACAAGTGATTGAGCTTCAAATTTGCACACAACGGATGATATTTAAACCCCTTACACCTGTCCAGCATCCCCAAAAGCCTACTAAGATATTCAAGACAAATGGTAAAAAGCAGGGGGGAAAGAGGATCCCCCTGCCTTAACCCTCTTTGGCCTTGGAAAAAACCAAACACATCGCCATTCAGGGCCAATGAATAAGAGGGAGATGACTCACACTCCATTATGAGAGCAATGCTACTTGAAGGAAAATTAAGGGCACTTAACATTTCCTGCAGGAAGCTCCACTCAATAGAGTCATAGGCTTTCTGCAAGTCAATCTTCATCACAATTCTAGGTGAGCATACTTTGCTCTTATACAACTTGATGAGATCTTGACAAATGAGAATATTGCCCACTATGTCTCTATTTTTAACAAAAGCTCCCATGAGCAGGGTTAATTATCTCAGGCAGAATAGAGCTCAATCTTGTACATAGAACTTTAGTCAAACACTTGTACAATGTATTGCAACAGCCAATGGGCCTGAATTGCAATACACTGTCATGTAACTCAGTTTTAGGAATGAGCGCGAGAATGGTATTATTCAGCTCTTTCAGCACCTTCCCAGACTGGAAGGCATTCCTGATAGCATTGCACACATCCATCCCCACAATGTGCCAAGCATCCTTGAAGAATTGGCTGCTAAAACCATCAGGTCCAAGGGCCTTGTCTCCAGGAATGGAAAACATTGCATTCTTAATTTCCTCATCAGAAAGAGGACTGGTTAGGCTCTCTCTATGAGCATCACTCAACACCTTCCCTGTTTGCACTACTTTTTTTGTAAATGGGTTTAACAGGCTGAGAAGTACCCAAGAGACTCTTGTAATACCTCTCAAAAGCAGCCTGTATATCCTCAGGCTTAGTACACAGCTGACCCTCCATGTCATGAACCTGATAGACCCTGTTCCTCATTCTTCTTTTCTTAATGCTAGAGTGAAAAAAGGATGTATTCTCATCCCCATCCTTGATCCATCCCTCTTTAGCTTTTTGAGCTAAGTAACTGTTTCTAGCTTTGATTAATTTGCTCAGGTCAGAAGCACAATCTTTTTCAGCTCTGCAAAGGGTAGCATTCAAGGGATCCTTAGATGGCTGCTGCTGGAAATGCTGAAGAGCTAACTCAGTGACATGGGTGAGATTTTCAATATCACTGAATTGTCCTTTATTCAACGTTTTGAACTCAGACTTCAACTTCTTTAATTTCCTAATAACTCTATACATAGGAGTACCCCTGACTtccatattccaacttgtactTACAGTACTGCCAAAATCATCAGACAAagcccacatattaaagtatttgaAAATACTTCTCCTCTTAACTGGTTCCTCAACAAATTTTATAAGACACGGGCAATGATCATATAATCCTTCAGGGAGGAAAGTAGCCACGGCCTCAGGAAAAGCCTGAAACCATTTCTCATTGATCAACACCCTATCTATACGACTATACACCTTGGTTCTATCCTCATGCTTATTGTTCCAGGTATAAAAGGAGCCTGAACATATCAACTCTTGCAACTGACAATCAGCTATCATATTTCTCATAGGGGCCATCTCAGCCCATGACACCTCAGCTCCACCAATTCTATCATTTGTTTCAGTATGCTATTGAAGTCTCCACACACCATCCATGGCCCATCAATCAGGGTAGAATATCCTCTTAAAGAATTCCAAAGAGAATCCCTCTCCTGAAGCTTATTAATGCCATAGATCATAGACTGCCAAAAAGTTACTTTCCTAACTTTATCAAACACCTTAGAATGAATACACTGAGCAGTAATATCCAGTATATCCACCTGAAATATTTGAGGATCCCACAGCAACCAAACTCTTCTCCCtttatgataactattattggtACAAATAGACCAATCTTCACACATATTATTTTTAGCATTAATCCAACTCTACCCTTTATTTTAGTCTCTAATAATCCAAATAGCCCAATTTTATTCTGGTGAAGGAACCACCTTATTTCTTTTTGTTTATTTTAGCTATTCAGACCTCGCACATTCCAAAAGCCCAACTTATCCATGATCAGTGTGAACTTCAGGAGTTAACAGTTTCCTACTCTCAGTTCTAGCTTTCTACAAACACAACGTTAGTGCATCCATAAAGCTCAACCCCCTAGGAGTGAACACCCTAGGTTCCCCATTATCATGCTTAACCATCTTGCTGATGAACCTTCTTGGGAACGAAGGACCCCCCTCACCTTCTTTCAACCCAGTACCAGAGGTTCCACAACCTACAGCAGGGGTAACAACCGGAGTCTAGAGGTCTGGAGAAAGCACCTGAACTGCTGGAGTGGGTATAACGGCTGGAGTGACAGGCTTAGGAACATTCTTTGGTTTAGGAGTAACCACTTTGGGTGGTCCTTGATGTTTCTTAGGTTTCCAGACCTTCTTTGGTGCCCCTTCAACCTTCCTGCATTGCTCAGCTGTGTGCCCCATTCCCTTACACTTATCACAAGACAAAGGTAACCAATCATAAACAACAGTCACCCTCTGGATTTTGCCCAATTTATCCATAAATTCAATCTCAGTAGGGAACTGTTGTCCTATTTGGACCTCAATCATGATCCTAGCATATCCTAAAAACATTCTATGCTTAgtggttgttggaatatgtgtcctccgacaataatgcgatcacaactgttgatcatgatgatcacatgtttaagtctcattctaaagaatacaattgggaagtaatattttactgtcaactggtccacacatatcggtaatgattggctgactagagtttgacattactgtcgtgcgacggtggtgatcagttgatccccttaggtcatacctaaagggtaacactcttaattgattatttaattgatcgtatgacgatacgggttgattaaattacttaaatttgacggacgattttggaagtaatatttacgtatctcattataatttgattaaataagatacggtctaagtgatcgaattgttttattacttagatgaaattattgtttaaggaaacaattgcatttgaatgaataatttattataaatacaagatgttgtgatttataattggtaaaatattttggtacaagtaattatgaattactaagtcaattttgtatatgacgtatttttattaatgcgttgatttttattatgtaaaaaatacataacaattttacatgacatgtgacatgtgacaaattgacaaatggaCAAAGATAAATGATGTGAcgataattagagcatatttagtccccgaattagccttgttcccatgctttttagtgcatatttgggtcatttattgtctttagttctttgttttgcatattctttgaggttttgatcccttggtaggaaaggagtgcaaaccttgcattttcatggcaagaaagtgttctcaaatgttatatgccacaagaaattggggggaaaaacaaacaacaaaagtaaactcccaaaatgaaactcaaatactatcgatccctttatccatcgtatccatttttgtgcatggtagagaggggacgacccttcttcttgtctaggcaagagggggaattccgcgatcctccagtgtttctaacaccatagggagtctattcttgacaaacgcatttaatgattgaggacaaaggtaccctagcttgacacaacttggaggtaatttattggtatccttctaggcttagtagttttaataaattgcatctatgaaggagtgtgtacccttgaattgcttcccttgtaggtaatttcagccacttagatgaggaaagtggctattcttttgtagatgcatccattacttgattttgtgtgcttaatgtttggatgtgtcgccattttggcaagacccaccttgccttgcaagaatgcatcctacctcatggttgtcttgttgtgagttgaaggggcggaatgagacccgctaattgtctcatatcggctatgatattaggttagtttaaataatggtcctagtctttgtcacctctttactcgggatgagcaaaggttcggtttggggatacttgatgtgaccataattagagcatatttagtccccgaattagccttgttcccatgctttttagtgcatatttgggtcatttattgtctttacttctttgttttgcatattctttgaggttttgatcccttggtaggaaagcagtgcaaaccttgcattttcatggcaaaatgaggataaattgattgaattcaatgaccaagcatcaaggagagacaagattagtaggcctttgtacatactatagtagatgggcaatgatgccCGGATCCTGGGCGTAGACGCTCGTTctgagctcgggacgcccggatcctgggcGTAGACGCTCGTTctgagctcgggacgcccggatcctgggacagggttcttcctcttattcttgaatgcctaacaatccgtggggactAACTTAGGGCCGCGGggatcttcatcatttccaaatttacttgatttatttgcttaggcctttattattggtctcctcttcgatgcttggtcattagatgcaatcgtcccaaagttccacaattctcacatattccacttgggattgatgaagatgccgtcttggcattaacatgatgctttggtcaTTTTGaagcttcttcaagtctagccatagctttttcaaacttgaaattgatggtatcaatgtgagcactaagttgagcacccaattgagtaatggagtccacttcatgctttcctcttctagtagccttgcgaagtctactatattgtgagttatggaccgccatttcctcaattttgttccaagtttgattgtcatcaacttcggtgaacattccatttgatcccatgttgagaatgttccttgaatcttcataaagaccgttccaaaattgttgtaccaagaaccactcgctaagtccatggtgaggacatgagcgacaaattcccttaaaccgctcccaagcttcatacaaagattcttcatccctttgcttaaagcccgtgatttgagctcttagcttgttagtcttttccggtggatagaactttttgtagaaagctagagccaaccttttccaagaatcaattctgagagtagccttatcaaggcctttcaacaattgtttcgcggtgccaattagagaaaaaggaaataagacccatcaaatttggtcttgagttacactgtgttgagaaatcgcatcacaatagtcacaaaaagtctccatatgagaatgagggtcttcactaggcatccccccaaattggcttctttcgactaattggataaatgtggatttggcaataaaatttccggttagatgttatggtgtgggagtaccattgggtaggttctcctcggtaggtacggaatgtgatgaaaacttaggcattgtgggttgattttgtgttggattttgtgttgggttctcctcaccttctcttgcaaaagggttcatgaactcaatagtatttggttgaatatctacaacctcaccaatacctctcaaagttctcctagcaagtcttctattagttgtcaaagttctttcaatttcgcgatcaaagggtaacaagtcaccttgtgaccttctagacatgcaaaatatcaaacaactcgaaaacaattagaacaaaccttgaggagttttacttccccaaggcaaagaaagacacaactaataacaatataagaaaatctaaatcaagttaacaccgtccccggcaacggcgccattttttttgggagcgatgtcgtcgggtcacatccaatcaaacacatttataatactcaacaaacaaccagttagcggtaagtcgaggtcgatccatgggacggtgtgctttgggttctaagtctatctatctcaatttatgctaatgtcataatttgtttgggtttgatgattctaatctaataaaagcaataaacaagcaacaaaaggaaagatgtaaacaaaagattaaaagtgctaggatatcatgggttcataaggaaatcatgggagttgatcatacaaacatgttctcaattataagcaagcaattattgttgtgatggatcgagttcgtttatatcttacaatcctaggaaggtttgggtcctggagccgaatcgattagattgtacaacacctacaagtcgactttatcctccctatccaactatatgcatggtctaatgagactcgagttggtttatgtcttacaagtctcattgaaaagatagaagatggttgtaaatgcaaggattcataggcttagcatttcatcaaacataacatgtgcataaattgaaatcataacaagcaagcaaattaatcatggaagcatattagattaagcatgaatcattccccatgtttgtttcccctaattacccattaaccctagctaagtaactactcactcatgatcaagtttaacatgttaataaggttgtcaatcatactaacaaagcgaaacatgatgaataaatgaaagtgattaacaataattaaagagggattaagagaattatacctactaatgattccaataataaagcaaagaataaaagaagtatttgatgcttgattgagaggttgtcaatctcccaataataacccaaataatcatcaattacccaaaataaaggatgaataagagagagattaaggaaataaaacttgtattaaaacttgattaattgttgattacaagattaaagagagatttgattgatattaactaatgtaaagattgctaagaagaacatgctcttctaattagactaatggggtatttatagtggggattaggtggatgaattagggttaactaagggcttaaataacaattaagtcccttgttgagttatacatattcatatatgtgatgacttaatttagtcataaaattaaatgttgatcttatgcatgcaaacaataaaagaataagaaagaaatatCATCTTatattgaagatttcggattatttgggcacaagtgagttctcctactcacttgttcttgagcttccttaaatggatgaacaaggattcaagtagagaatccctcccaaggatttatacccaaagtaacaacttaataaaattaatattattattactagaacaatattaattttgtataaaattgactcaaaattctttattttggtctcttaattttcggttaagagaggaagaagtttggagtttttatttctctagttttcttagagagcttatttatttcttacactagaaatattgtgtgaattatgaatgaataataatagagaaaaactctctattttgTCCTTCAAAAAACCGGTGGGAAGAAgagagagggagccaatgcatggtcaagtttttctatccaagaaaacataggcttgcatggctatggctaggtgcaattatattgttttccacacaaaaacataacataatttaaacaccatactccctcttaatttcggtctacttaagataaaatggactccattttatctttgtcaatttgtcaatttgtcacatgtcatgtaaaattgttatgcatttttaacatattaaaaatcaacgcattaataaaaatacgtcatatacaaaatcgacttagtaattcataattacttgaaccaaaataatttaccaattataaatcacaacatcttgtatttataataaattattcattcaaatgcaattgtttccttaaacaataatttcatctaagtaataaaacaattcaatcacttagaccgtatcttatttaatcaaattataatgagatacgtaaatattacttccaaaattgtccgtcaattttaagtaatttaattaacccgtatcgtcatacgatcaattaaatattcaattaagagtgttactctttaggtatgacctaaggggatcaactgatcaccaccgtcgcacgacagtaatgtcaaactctagtcagccaatcattaccgatatgtgtggaccagttgacagtaaaatattacttcccaattgtattctttaaaatgaggcttaaacatgtgatcattaagatcgacagttgtgatcgcattattgtcggaggacacatattccaacaatctcccacttgtcctcgacaaatgtgcgtcaccaattctcttgtcctattactatctcccactcaatgcaaggtgtctttcaggtcgtacttgcaagtgatcatatcgagagtggtttcctcgatctggagaataactgattgaccggatttatctaccatagatatcttccgagcgtggccacgcatttcctgttcattactcctcgagtggccctgatatattgttataaccctgactaggggtggacaattcctatcgcactcattcccttcgactagccacagccatcataacccaaaatatgcccatttgaccccatttacgaaggtcgtagtaacacaaatcaaagttaatctgtaactgtgccatcttaggcgaatagtctttagtcaaaagaatcgactcattagaatactatagtagctctcgccacgaccatgctatataaatttgccagaactctataagcggtcataaggcccgacaaggtgttcctaacagtctgcctatgtgaccgactagtcattctcatataactccatggcacttaaacttgccatcaatcgcatcacattctagtcacttcgagacgtcacctcatgtaagtgactatgggcgaatacaatgctaatccgcgttcactttaacggggttcaattgtctctacaacccgtttggatataacaatgtataaagaaaagataaaagacaaatttggttatgaacatgaacaaaaacaatacttttatttcatttcaaaatctaacataaacttggtacacatttaagtcccatggacgcaacatgtccatcatgcttggcctgcgataaaggctcgGTGAGCGGATCaactatgttgtcatccgtcccaaccttacaaatcgcaatttcctttctttcaatgaaatctcttattacatgatattttctaagtatatgtctagatctattactagactttggctccttagcttggaagatcgtcccactattatcacaatagagagtgatgggatcattggcggtaggtactactcttagaccttccatgaattgcttgatccacacagcttccttggcgccttcgatgccgcaatgtactcgacctccgttgttgaatccgcgtttacagcttccttgaagcttctccagctaacggcaccaccattgagcatgaaaacgaaaccagcttgtgatttcatgtcatctctatccgtttgaaaactcgagtccgtgtatccattaacacgtagctcggtgtctcctccaaacactaagatagaatccttagttcttcttaagtacttaaagatgttcttgacggctatccagtgactctcacctggatttccttgatatctactcgtcatgctcaaggcatacgagacatcaaggacgtgtgcatatcatggtgtacatgattgatccaacagcggaagcataagggatcatcttcatgcgttcaacatcatggggttcggagggagattgagtcttgctcaatatagtcccagttaccataggtaccaaaccccttttagatttttccatgctgaaccgtcgaagaatcttatcaacataagattcttgacttagtgccaatatcctcttggatctatctctatggatccggatacctaatatgcgttgtgcctctcctaaatccttcatttggaaggggttacctaaccacttcttaacagaagacaatattggaatatcatttctaatgagtagtatgtcatcgacatacaagattaggaacacaacattgctcccactaaatttcatgtataaacatggttcctcaacacttcgagtgaaaccattctcctttataacatgattacaTCGATGATTcaaacttctagatgcttgcttaaaaccataaatggatctcttaagcttgcacactttgttaagattcttaaaaacaacaaaaccttcgagttgtatcatgtacacctcttataaatgcccatttagaaaagcggttttgacatccatttgccatatttcataatcatgaaatgcggcaatcgctaacaaaatccgtatggatcttagcatagctacgggggcgaaggtctcatcataatggagaccttggacttgggtaaatccttttgccactagcctagctttgtagacatcatcatgtccttctatgccattcttgactttgaaaatccatttgcattggagaggtcttgcccctttaggcaaatctaccaagtcccaaacttggttttcatgcatagaatccatttcggacttcatggcttcaagccataaggaggaattaggaatagagattgcggccttgtaggtagcgggctcgtcactttctaaaagcaacacatcgagtgttccatcttctttgaTAAGTCctacatatcgatcgggatggcgaataactcgacccgttcttcttagtggaggagggacaaccgcgttagacgacgaaggaacatcttgttgcgtctctacctcggtttgtggtcttgaacttcatcaagttcaaaatttctcccactctgtctcttagaaataaagtctctttttaagaagacagcctcgcaagacacaaacactttgttatcttgaggtttgtagaagtagtatcctcgagaattcgaggggtaaccgatttgcatgtaaacaaccaaaggctctgataccacttgttagaaatatatatctcattactatacatattcatatatgtgatgatttaatttagtcataaaattaaatgttgatcttatgcatgcaaacaataaaagaataagaaagaaagaaatcatcttacattgaagatttcggattatttgggcacaagtgagttcttctaatcacttgttcttgagcttccttaaatggatgaacaaggattcaagtagagaatctctcccaaggattt
The Silene latifolia isolate original U9 population chromosome 11, ASM4854445v1, whole genome shotgun sequence genome window above contains:
- the LOC141614005 gene encoding uncharacterized protein LOC141614005 encodes the protein MIADCQLQELICSGSFYTWNNKHEDRTKVYSRIDRVLINEKWFQAFPEAVATFLPEGLYDHCPCLIKFVEEPVKRRSIFKYFNMWALSDDFGSTVSTSWNMEVRGTPMYRVIRKLKKLKSEFKTLNKGQFSDIENLTHVTELALQHFQQQPSKDPLNATLCRAEKDCASDLSKLIKARNSYLAQKAKEGWIKDGDENTSFFHSSIKKRRMRNRVYQVHDMEGQLCTKPEDIQAAFERYYKSLLGTSQPVKPIYKKSSANREGVE